The Epinephelus lanceolatus isolate andai-2023 chromosome 17, ASM4190304v1, whole genome shotgun sequence region GGTTGAATTCAGCGATAATTGGCACTCCCATTACCCTGTTCACCACTAATTACCGCTACACTCACACACCCACTGCATCGAGCAGGGGGAGAGGTAAGGGCACCGTGAGCACATCACAGCTGGTTTACATTGAGAGTCACATTTGAATGCACATACAATCAGCTGCCATTGTTAGAGACAAAGCTGACAAAGCAATGTCTTTATTGTCTTTAGCAACCCAGGACATTTGAGTGTGTTGGTGCATATCCAATTCTGGTCTTTTCTTGTTCACCAGTTCCAGCTAGTTGACTTGTGACCTTTTTGTGTTCAGATATCACCCAGGCTATCCAAGATATCACCAGCATCAAGCCCCGGCAGAAGATCCTGGCCAAGAAGGTCCTTAAGAAAAAAGAGCTGACCCCGAAAGATGTGATGGACAGTGGCCTGGAGGAGAAAAATGGGGGCACTGCTGAAGAGGCTCCAGATGAAGACACAAGGAGGACTCCATCTGTGGAAGTGGGTGAGGAGAGGGTGAAGAGAACAGAGCAGAGACCTGTTCTCACTGGAGTGTCTCCACAGGATGTCCCCGACGGAGCTCAGATCAGCAAAGCTTTTGACACTCTTTGCAACATTGTCAGAGACAGAATGAGGAAGTACAAGAAGCCTGAGCCGATCGCTGACTTTTATACCAAGGGTCGTTATGTCCTCGTCACTGGCGACGGCAGCTACCTGGATCCATGCTTCTGCACCTCCACACCATCAGCCGGCCACATCTTCGTCACTATCAGAGACGGAACGATGCCACCCTACGAGCCTTATGCACCCGTCATACCCTCTCCTCTACCTCCAACTCCTCAGCCCATAATAGAACCCAGGTCTGTCAGTCCCACCCCACCTCCTaatggagaaggagaaggaaagGACGATAACAAGGGTGGCAAAGGTAAGGACAATGGAGGTAAAGGTAAGCACAAGAACGGAGAGCCTCAACCTTTTTCTAAAGATCCGAGCCCAGCTCCTTCACCCTCCGAACCCAAAGAACCCACCCCAGCTGCCACTCATCCCAAGAAAAGCGGGGATGACAACGGGCCAAGCGGGCCCACTCCTAAACCTGCGCCCCGCGGTGCCAGcaccagctccagctccagttctagcaccagcaccagcaccagcaccagctCTAGCAGCTACACCCCAGAAGCCATGAGCTACGAGAAGCTGGAGGTGGTGGAGTCTGTGGAGAAGTTCTCCAATGATCGCAAGGTTAAAGGTTACGAAGAGACTTCCATGGTGGTGGAGACCATGATCGAGAAGTCCAGTAAGAAGAAACACTGAAACCACGTCACCTGACATGAAGAGTCAGTCAACTCCACCAGGGTCCTCCATGGTTCAGGTCCTCTGACAAGAGGACAATGCCACTGTTCCTCAAACTACTGTAACAAGACCAGTATTTTTGTCTCTGAGAAAAACCAATCATGCTTAAAGACCAACTACACATTCCTGCTCTGATATTATTCACTGCTCTTCCATTTGCTTGCAGTCTCTGGTCTTGCGTCCAGAATACGTTTTGCTGGTTCCATAAgtactgctgttgttgttcGACTTAACAACCATGCTCATGCTATGAGTCCTTTACTGTCTGAAAACTTGGGacaatgaaaaatgaagctccacaccaccaagaaaaaaaacaatgaaaagacataaaaaactaAGAAGTTGTGCCACCCCTCTGAACTCTGTCTTAGAACTCCAATTTTCCCCTTTGAGCTCATTTGTTCAATTGGATGCCACTGCCTGCCCTCAGCACAATTTTGCTGTGAATTAATTTGCTTTGATATattgaataataaaaaagattCAAACATCAATTGAAACCGTGTTCTCCTTCTAGGCAGATACTCTGTGCCAAGCACGACACACACGTATTTGATAGGTCATAAAACCACTCAGGCATgtatacagacacagacattttATGTTACACTTAAACAATTACTCCCAAGCTCTAAAGGAAGATATATTTTTGGTGAAGTCTGCAGCATCCACAAATaactcattcattttttatgtgACCTTGAGTAGCTGACAATGGCCACTGCATTTAGTATGACCCAGTGTGTCTGCAGGAAGTACAGTGTAGCCGTCTTGCTGCCTCTGTGAGTTCCCCAGCACTCTGTCTATATGCAGTACTTTTATTGAATACTGCCCAGCACACAACAACATGGCTGCTCGGCTCCTCCAGTACACATCTCCCagtccattcaatttaaaaccaaaaacttAGGCAGTGTCCTTCTCCTTAGTCTGTGCCACAGCACACTTCGGCATGCAAAAGGCAGAGATGTAATCAGAacaaaccagcagcagctgtgtcaaTCAACTCACCTGGTACTACTTTCATGAGCCACCACCCCACACCTCTCCCCTGCAGCTGACTTCTAACCACACCCACCTCCACAGACAGGATAgttagatgaaaagaaaaacacaaagatgaTCTCTTATATGAAATATGGAATGACCAAACGGTGTCAGAGAAGATCTGTGATAATCATAAGTAATATCTGATTGGATTAAGCTAAGAAACTTAAGACACAATATGTTTGAAAGTTCAAAGAGAATAAAATGCtggataaaaagaaaacagcaagGGGTGGTGAGCTTACTCTCCTTATTGTAACAGAGTTGTAGACTTACTTACCTCTTTGAGTAGTTTCAAAATTGGTAATGTTTATTGTGaaatttattatttaaagtttaatggactgcacttgtatagtgcctttctagttttccgaccactcaaagcactttctacactacgtcacattcacccactcacacactggtggctgaggctaccatacaaggtgccacctgcgactaagcattcacacacactcacacaccgatggaacagccatcgggaacaatttggggttcagcatcttgctgaaggatactttgacatgctggagccggggattgaaccgccaatcttcctctgcctctgagccacagctgcccacgttttaagggaaaaaaatcGTGATATAGGTTAAAATGAATAGCTTATTACCAGAAGGGactttctgacagaaagccaGAGGCGCTCTAGCCATTATGAAGTTCGGCCAGTCCAAGGCTGAACATGGATGTATTAGCTGGTGGTCATAGAGATTTTATTGTTTCAATTTTTGATGTCAGCCCTCAACCATAGGCCTGTGGGCCAGCTTGCTGACTGGCCCTGGCAGCCGCAGACAGCACTGAGCGGAAGCTGCCTGTCAGACTGAGCCAATCTCATGCCTTCAATACTCGGGGGGGATACGAGCAGCCCCTCCCAATTTGGACTGAtcctcatttttgttgaaatcTGATCGGCTCATTGTTTTCATCAGGAAAAGTTTCTATCTGTCTTCAATTTTTTTGGTAAACATATTTAGCGAGGCGAGAACAGAGAGctgaaaaagaaatgtgtggtgCAGAGAAATTACGagctaaaaagctaaaaatgttAGCGCAAGATGCTAAATGGGCTAAAACCTTTTCCGTGGTCAAAGGGCAAAGGTTGCTGTGGCCAGTGATGACTGTTGGACTGCTCCAACGCTCTCTGATGATGTGATGTAGGACAGTCTCCAATTTTGGGAGTTTTTTAGAGGATATAGGCCTGTATGCCTTGGAGGTTGGCTGTATCTGTCTCCAAATATTTGCTTTGATTTTGAAGATAagctgcttgtttttatttcttattacaGACATGTTTTTGTGCTGATGTTAGCAGTAGTTTGCATTATACTGTGACTCAGTGCTCACTGAGGCTTGCTTGGTCTGGTCTTGTTTTGATTCAGTGCAGTGGTGATGTGCTTATACAACCTGAGGAGGCAGGTGGGTGTCAGCAAGACATCATGAAGTGTCTTTAAGGTCTCCAGTACAATCAGATTCtcttttttcacaaaaacagtATTAGTGTTACAGTTTTCTGCTCGTGCCCTTCAGGCGCTCACATTAAAAGCCCTTGTCACCTCAAAGTTTCATCAAAATTTCAGTCCCAGTACGGCCCTGCAGAAAGTCCTCCGTGCAAAATCCTCCCAGTTACTGTTGAAAGTGCTCATTCACTGGCTCAGTGTTAGGAGGTGCAAAGGGGTACCTGCTGTAGTCTGCTCTAAGCAATCCCAATCCTCATGTCTATACCAAACTAAAGAAGAGTGCGAACAAGTACGAGTCACGGAAAAAATACTTGGCCAACCAGGCAGAGGACTGCAGTTAGTGAACAGTACAAAATGTGCAACAATGCAATAGAATTAAGGATGATGTATAATACTGTATATAAGTTATGGTTAACATCATTGTATCTCAGCATAATCACTGATTTAATGCACCACCTAGCAGCCAAGTtacacaaatcaaacacacttATGGTATTGCGTAGGTGCATGCTGGGTCTGGCTTGCATGTTAAATGCTTAAATGCTCATGGTGGTGAGACGTTTTGCCTTCAGTGCAGAAAACtttttatttgaacccaaaccAAAACCTCACCAAGGCAGGGCTTTCTGGCGGTAATCCCTGAACACAAATTTCTCCCAACAGCTCCTCCTTCTGCTGTGTGTGACAATTATCCTTGAAGTGACTGCAGAGCCTCTTTCAGCTTGTTGAAAAACTTTGAGGAGCGCAGTGGGACTGGTTATATTGGGACAaagaggctgagtggactggttgTAATATGCTTTGAGAATCAACAAGCAGAGATGTTGAACCTAGAGCAGATTGCGGAGGACGTCACGGTGCACAAGATTCACCGAGTGCCATCCACACAAACAGCACACTCATTAATGTAAGCCAGGATACAGAGGAGGGCGTCAGTGTGTGTCTTCTGTGCAGTTTCTACTTTGCTttgatatgtgtgtttgtggctgcaGTTGCTGTGAAGTTTAACATTATTTATTACAGCCTACACCTCTGTGTTGTCTGCCCTGATGATGTTTTATGCTGCTGTTGATCCTATAAGAAGTGCAGGCTATTTATGTGGCTCAATAATGCTTATCCCCACCACATCGTCCACAGCCGTTTTATTTATTGCCTGAGTCTTGCctctttattgtttattatagTGAGGCTATACAGAAAAAGGCGACTGGATATTTAGAACTGATAGTCAATTATAGAAACGCAATTTATTGTTGGTTCGGACATTAGGGCTCTATACTATACTACTATacttattaatgtgcacctcctcctgtactgccttaatgtgcacattcagcacatccaatgtatcaaaacattgtttgttttctagttggagccgtgcctcattttcaaactgtatggtttgactaaaatgaacaatgacagcaacatagtccacgatgagcagcgctaaaatcaacctgcgtagttgtccctccattgtgacattagaaagtgtcacttttatcttgcaagtgtactcttcttcagcgttttgtttacttcctggatttttcccacatggaaattctgaccaatcaagagcagctttctcgtgcaaggcattttatctggtccgcttgtaaatgccgCCGTGAGGACATGAACCAACTCAACTcagtccctgatttggaccaaggcaagacaactctaggtctgaaagcaccctaaaaaaCTGTTATGGCAGTGATTTATTGAGCACACTTAACATGTACCTTGGCACAAGTAGCTCAGGCTCCACTTTTTAGGGggagttttcttttatttgacaGCACAGTACAGAATGAAAGACACATGGGGAAAGATTAAAACTGGGTGTGTTATGGTTAGGTAGCTGCTGCTTGTGTGCCAAAGACTACATTTTTCAGATGGATAAAATTGAACTCCACATCCTCGGTCTTCTGTCAtaattttctgtgtttctgtatcACAGTTTTGGCCCTTGAGATGACTTTTACTCGGTATGCTCGGTGGTGTGTTGCAAATCACTCCAGTGCTTTAATAAACAGCTGAATAGATTTATTATAGCATATGTCAAAGATTATGAAATATGAACTGAGGACCACAGGCTGCAAAATGAATCACATATTCCTCTCCTTGTTTATATATAAACAGTGCATgtcacataaaaatataaacgGAAAGAAGTATCACTGCTCTGTTTGCAAGATATTAAACTTTAAGTAGAATGACACAGAAAATCATTTACAGTCACAAACTGTACAACAGTTGGCAGAAGAGAGGTGCAGGGCAGTTAAAGCAAGAGCATGAGAGAGTGGATTATATTTGCTTTATGTACAGTTCTGTTGAGTGTAAAAATCCAGGTGATAGAGTTTTCTTTGTCTATGTAGAACAGATTATTAAAGGTTACACTTTTTATCATGACTGGATTACAAGAAACATTCATTGAAGGTTGGGGGCTAATTGAAACACTTGATAACAAAAAGCAAAGTGAAGAGAGGTAGACAAAAGGGAGGATGATGAGAGACTGAGAAGAACTGAGGCGATTTAGAGAAGGATAGAGCGAGACTGCGGGGAGGGAGAAAGATAAGAGTGAAGGAGTCGGCAACATGCAGATGGGAATTTAGTTGTTTTTACTCAGCAAGCTCTTGAGACTTCTCTCTACAGCCTcatccagctcctcctccagctcctcctttttggACATTGCGAGTTTGGACTGATAATCACGTACTATCTGGTCTATATAAGGGGCACTTTGTGTTCCGTGCAGCATGAGAGTCCACTCCTTCAGGACTCCGCGCTGTGGTTCCTCGCCCTGAAAGCCCACCTCCAGGACCCAGGTCCCGCGGGGGTCCTCGCCCCAGGTGTGCGTGGTCATGAAGGGCCACTTGTCGAAACCCACCTTGGAGTCGTCGTCGCGGGGCCTTCTGCTCAGCAGGATGGACTTTGTGCCCATGGGCGAAGTCATGTTGATGTTGAGGTCGCCGCGGCGGCTGGCGTTGACGGTGACCACTGCCTGAACGTGCTCCAGGTAGCGGACAAAGTTGTCCTTCCCCTGGCAGGCTTCAGTGGTGATGGCCAGCACCAGTTTGTTGCCAGACTGGATTTTActggagaagaaaaaaatagattgAGGAATATAAATTTGTGTATCAGAGAGGCAGATAAAAGTCAATCATCAGTGTTAAACATGAGCAAAATGAAATAAGACGGAACATGGACACATTATCACCACAATAAGATGGCTTTAGGCCCtgattagcatgtagctatatgtAGCATTCATATTTTCTCATTTACTTAAATATGAATTctgaaaaattaaacaaaatttgATGTTAAAGGGCtcttgtatttgtattttgggttttctactagaacatgtttacatgctttaatgttcaaaaatcACTTCATTTCGGCTGGGATGTGTggacaaccagaaaccatggttTACCAGAACCATCCGGCATCATGGACAATTATTAGACATCAGTCAAGGATGTAAGAAGACGCAAGAAAGGACTACATCACACTGCACGATTCAAAGGAGATAATGGGATCCCATTTCACTGCAGTTGTATCATGTAttatttcatgttacaaataaaTTATGATTGATTAGTTGATTGATGTTTTCCTCATACCACCtatgctggaacacctgtattaaCCCTCTGTCTTAAACACTCTGGgctgaattcacaaaaggattgcgtgacttttgcggccgctaaaccggtaaaaatggagcaaacagatacggtctaattcacaaagcacgcgcagagggtgaaatgctccactaactgcgctgccaagcagattgcgtctcggtgctccggtgttatttgcacgtatttaaatgaggtaatatgcatatatttggcgcaaaaattgcccctttctatgcaaatgagcctcattgatgaacaacgtctaattcattaacaccagcgctaatagccacacgcagtttgagtgaagtaaataacgtctttagaaagctggtgcaaactgggcgctcctctgttgAAGCCTCtagcccagactttccagtgatcgtggcagcagtgatcgtcttttaaatcagtctgtaaataatattttgacattattattataatcattattattttaatggcatccgaagatattgatgcgttgaacagacagtcttcattctttgtgaattcggccctctgtctttttaagcccattctgctctgactggtcagtGATTCAGGGTTTTCTGCACTTTAACAGAGTATAGCGGCATTTTCTACAAGAAAATCCCCAATAAAAGCATCTAAACCGAAATCTTCACAGCCTGACATGTTCTAGCAGGAATAcgatctgaaatcagggagtATTCTGGAGCACTTGTTTCCCtgattagcatgtagctatatgtagcattgtacttgcagctgggaaATGACTGCGTATGGTGGCACTTTCtaccacaagaaaaaaaaagtc contains the following coding sequences:
- the bfsp1 gene encoding filensin, giving the protein MYKTSYLHEVRKEKYERSDVFDEEPGDSECSAGISAIQGWESLQELNSRFARYINRARVLEQRNAVFRKQLETLQRMEEASGLEEAFTEQIDVNRQRIRELSSDHAKLERELRDACRMLDEFTSKYRNECDYQEQLRSTLEQLNKEADGALLRNLEYQIQSQFLQDDISSTRDRHKKNLAEIQTYVNILQQINQTLPLVPNTSVGISEEQEKLLAQRKVPGLQSQLEEYKSALCQLQAQKQRLHAETSMLEQSIKSTQENYDDEIQMYNEKIESLRKEIEEAERSLEKFTSECRHLAMYQTSLENELERYKRIIENEDNRLNSAIIGTPITLFTTNYRYTHTPTASSRGRDITQAIQDITSIKPRQKILAKKVLKKKELTPKDVMDSGLEEKNGGTAEEAPDEDTRRTPSVEVGEERVKRTEQRPVLTGVSPQDVPDGAQISKAFDTLCNIVRDRMRKYKKPEPIADFYTKGRYVLVTGDGSYLDPCFCTSTPSAGHIFVTIRDGTMPPYEPYAPVIPSPLPPTPQPIIEPRSVSPTPPPNGEGEGKDDNKGGKGKDNGGKGKHKNGEPQPFSKDPSPAPSPSEPKEPTPAATHPKKSGDDNGPSGPTPKPAPRGASTSSSSSSSTSTSTSTSSSSYTPEAMSYEKLEVVESVEKFSNDRKVKGYEETSMVVETMIEKSSKKKH